In Dermacentor silvarum isolate Dsil-2018 chromosome 2, BIME_Dsil_1.4, whole genome shotgun sequence, the following proteins share a genomic window:
- the LOC119440705 gene encoding uncharacterized protein K02A2.6-like has protein sequence MLLRQVKTWILRGWPNQLGPEQQCLQPYFTRRYELTVSKGLIYWGHRVVLPETERVPILRELHDTHPGMTAMKRLARTMFWYPGLDHDIEKLVQSCQQCVQCWPMPAEQVPSSWPKTNKRWSRLHIDYAGPVEGHMILVVVDAETKWIEAVPLKTASVETTVEVLRGIFARFGLPHTVVSDNGPQFNSSVTERFFKDNHVCHVTSAPYYPQSNGLAERAVRTIKEGIKKNKDGSLLNRISKFLLRYRATPTRDGKSPAEMLLGFQPRTRLSAHFPEEEVARDPTVSRPPAPLSQVFSPGAPVWSRQYNHAGQRWLPGTVTSTRGRRMVTVDTTGGVQRRHVDQVRPRLAADDVKQEFDATRPGDNQVTESDQPSAVDDAEPSSDGSLGTPQISSEVTSSVPAGLELPRRSTRTRRPPDRLGF, from the coding sequence ATGCTTCTCCGACAGGTGAAGACGTGGATTCTTCGTGGTTGGCCAAACCAGCTGGGGCCGGAGCAACAGTGCCTTCAGCCGTACTTCACCCGCAGATACGAACTCACTGTGAGTAAAGGTCTAATATACTGGGGTCATCGTGTGGTGCTGCCCGAGACCGAGCGGGTACCTATTCTGAGAGAACTTCACGACACCCACCCAGGCATGACTGCAATGAAGCGCCTGGCCCGTACGATGTTTTGGTACCCCGGATTGGACCACGACATAGAGAAGCTGGTACAAAGCTGCCAGCAATGCGTGCAATGTTGGCCCATGCCAGCGGAACAGGTCCCTTCAAGCTGGCCGAAAACCAACAAACGATGGTCTCGCCTGCATATCGACTATGCAGGGCCTGTGGAAGGTCACATGATCTTGGTGGTGGTAGATGCGGAAACGAAATGGATAGAGGCAGTACCCCTTAAAACAGCAAGTGTAGAAACTACAGTCGAAGTATTGCGAGGGATCTTCGCGCGTTTTGGTCTGCCCCATACAGTCGTTTCCGACAATGGGCCACAATTTAACAGTTCAGTGACTGAAAGATTTTTCAAAGATAACCATGTGTGTCATGTTACCTCCGCCCCATACTATCCGCAGTCAAATGGATTGGCGGAGCGGGCAGTGCGCACCATTAAGGAAGGTATCAAGAAAAATAAGGATGGAAGTCTGCTCAATCGTATTTCCAAGTTCTTGCTACGCTACAGGGCAACACCGACTCGAGATGGCAAGTCACCCGCCGAGATGTTGCTGGGTTTTCAACCCAGGACCCGCCTAAGCGCACATTTTCCAGAGGAAGAGGTGGCACGGGATCCCACGGTGAGCAGACCCCCGGCACCGTTGTCACAAGTCTTTTCACCGGGAGCGCCTGTTTGGTCACGGCAGTATAATCACGCTGGCCAGAGATGGTTACCCGGCACGGTGACGTCAACAAGAGGTAGGCGTATGGTCACGGTGGACACCACAGGAGGGGTGCAGCGCCGTCACGTGGACCAAGTGCGGCCACGACTAGCTGCGGATGACGTAAAGCAAGAATTCGACGCAACACGGCCCGGAGACAACCAAGTCACAGAGAGTGATCAACCCTCTGCAGTGGACGACGCTGAACCATCTTCAGACGGATCACTTGGTACACCCCAGATTTCCAGTGAAGTAACCTCCAGTGTACCGGCGGGCTTAGAACTTCCGAGGCGTTCTACGCGCACAAGGAGGCCTCCCGACAGGCTAGGCTTCTAA